ATCTTATCTATTGCACGGTTGCACCAAAATTCGAAGATATTGAAAGGGAAATCGAAGAGCCGAAGGAGCGCAACGAAGAGCATGAGGAGAATGGTTGCTTTAAGAAAACTTGGAAGTCAATATGgagttttttatgtttcattATTGTAGTTCCTATTCGGTTTCTTACACGAATACTCAAATCAAAAGCTGTCAAGGCTGCAGTAACCTTACCATGGAAACTCATAAAGAGTGTTTGCCATCTTAAACCCACAAGTGAAATAACCAATCTTGTATCAACAGCAGAAACTGTAGCTGCAGAGGTCGAAAGTGTGTCTGCATTGAACGATGCGAGTGTATTGATCGAAAAGCTATCGATTCCATCTGCGACAAAACTTTTTGGGATTGGTGTCAAATTCATTCCCACAAAGGGAGGCTTGAAGACTATCAGCTTTGACAAACCTGGTGGAGCATTTTATCTTCCGGTGGTGAACTTGGACGATGACTCAGAGGTGTTACTGAGGAATCTTGTAGCTTATGAGGCTTCTTTAGCACCAGAATGCACGGTGTTAGCACGCTATGTTGAATTGATGAGTGGAATTCTGGACACAAAAGAGGATGTGAAGATTTTGAGGGATTCAGGGATTGTCTTGAATCGACTCAAGAGCGACGAGGAAGCAGCAAATCTTTGGCATGGAGTTACTAAATTCTTGAAGCTAACCAAAGTTCCAATTCTTGACAACGCAATAGAGGAAGCAAATTCTTATTATTCAAATAACTGGAAAGTTCGGATGTCAACGTCTTTCAAGAAGTATGTTTATAGCTCATGGCCTGTTCTCACATTCTTAGCAGCTAATCTTCTCATCTTGCTGTCTGCTTTGGAGGCCTTCTGTTCTGTGTATGGCTGCTCTAAATGGTCAGCTTCTCTATGATAAATTTGTAGCACTGTATTTTAACATTTCTATTGCCAATGTCATTGTAACACACTTCTAAGAAGTTTCAAACAAGTGATCATTTTCATCCATACTATTACAGGGAGGCAAACCATGCAGCGGATAACCTGGCAAAATTATGGAGGACTTCATAGAACAAAAGACCTCGTTGCTTGGCTTTAATTTCTGTAACAGATTTgattagtttgaattttttatttctgtttttgacatttttagAGCTTTCTTATGTAATCTATGAATCTTGTTGGCTTCAAATTATGGGACACAACATCCTTATGTTCCTCGTTTCCTTGATGAAAATCGACTTAAGTTCATCAAACCCTGGGTATTGTAGTGAAGAGTTTTTTTAGTCTTGTCACTAGAGAGAGACATCTCGATGATTTATGATTAGGATTGGTagagtaaaatttaaaataaaaatcatcatctaattttataatagtTAGAAACTTTAATTGACCTTTAAAGTTCAGGTATGAAAGCTAATTATACTAAAGATAagatttaatcttttaattactCCTTTAAagacatatatatatcttaatttttgGCTGACTATTTTAAGACATGAAAGGTGCTAAATGACAAGCCCCTCGTTGTATGATAGATGATGCAGTGTAAGAGGAGATCACACATGCAAAAGAGAGAGAGCTATGAAAGAATTCAGGTGAGTGTtccggttatttttttaataattttttatattaaaataaatattaataattttttttatttttaaaaaattatttttgacatcaacaaatcaaaataatttaaaaacactaaaaacatattaatttgaagttaataaaaaaaataaaaaatttttaattttttttaaaaatactttttaaacacagaaacaaacctactatattataattatatgtttttgcaTATTGAGCAATTTAATCTCACCCCTGATCAGAAATGGTGTTTAAATTAAGAAAGCTATACTCTTAAATTAGTCAATTCATGTagctaaatttttattaattaagctgtattaattttatattctgaCCGTTTTATACACCATTTCAACGTACTTTGAAGGTTATATGTTTTTAAGAGTTAAACCTAGTTAAATTCTActgattaatttaatgatttgcTAATTCGAGACTTAATCTATACTTAGGTTTTATATTAAACTTAATTAGAGTTAAACTAAATTGATTCAACTAATTAACCCACGACttggttaaaataaaaataaaacttgttttgactattgttttttaaaaatattattttaattttttttaaataaaaataaaatcttaaaacccGCTTAAGTACTTGTTACCCACATCTTAAATTTGGGTCATAgggttttataaatatattcggGACCATCCATACAAAAGAACTGTGTCCTCTTTCAGATCTCAAATTCACAATatcgagaagaaaaaaaaaatatagaaagagTTAGGAGTGAATTAAATAAAGATATCTAGAGAGGACCACTTCTGTAAGTAGGCAATGATGCCAGGTCAATAAGATCACAAGAATCCAATGAAGAACTAACAATTTCATAGCCACGATGCTCTGAAATAGACAACAcgttaatttgataaaataacattattaaatagatgtataaaatatttcaagagattaaaaaaaaaaaattatccataaaaaatcaagtattagaggataatagaaattaattattaaattttatataaaatttaaatttaaataatttttttatatgaaaagattaaaaacagaATTGACTATTCAAAATAACGGTAAACGTACTTCAACGtctcatttttcatttcaagttattattattattattggagcTTTAATGTAACTTTCATCTCaagtttttctctctctcctcgctgGTAAGTTTGGTGatcttctgttttatttttcttctctccagCTGTCCTgaccttttcttctccttctggCCCATGAACTGTCTGGGcttttttttccatctctttCTAGCTCGTGAGATTACATTGCTGCTTTGGGTGaaaatgaaattggaaaatGATTTAAGGAAACAATAAGGAAGGaaaggagaaaacaaagaaaggatTCTGCATGAGCTAGATTTGGTGATCCACAAATCACAAACAACTTGCTTATCTTCAACAATATTTCCACTTTCCAGCTCTTTAAGAAATTTGAGCTGCACTCATGTTTTAGCAACTCTAACTATCCCTCCTCCTGTGTCCAAAGAAATGATAAAGCAATTTAATCGTAGCACTGGCTGTGAATGGGTGATACACATCAAACGAACCCTTGATGAAGGtatagaagatgaagatgaagatgttCCTGACTGCATCTTCATTGTACCCAAAGCCATCGTTTCAACCAACCAAGAAGCATACATCCCTCAACTAGTTGCAATCGGCCCTTATCATCATCGACGCGTAGAGCTCTTCGAAATGGAGCGTTACAAGCTCGTTGAAGCAGAAAGAGCCCAGAAGTATCTAAACAATTAATAGGTTCAGTGACATAGTTGAGCATTTGGAGTAAAATGATGATAGTGTCCGAGCTTGTTATCCTTCCTACTTGGATTTTGATCGAGAAGAACTAGCCTACTTTTGTCATTGATGCTTCCTTCTTGTTGGGGGTGATCCTCCACAGCTTCATAAGTAGAACTGAAGAGCCATCAAGGAATCGTTCATCTTCTAGTCTAGCAGATATGGTCAACCACTTCTCCAAGAAGAAAACCATTCACAATGGAATCCTTAGGGATATGGTGATGCTGGAAAACCAAATCCCTCCTTTTGTGCTCAGAGAAGTCAATACCTATTTTCAGTATGAAAATCCTGACGAAGCGTTAGCCAGGATGTTAATAAAAGTTTGTCAGCACGTGTCTCCGATTAAAATCGTGGATGGCCAGCAACATGTTAGCGAATAATGTCCGCAAAAGAAACACCTTCTTGACCTTCTCTACTGCAAGGTTGCAGCAAAATTACAGGATGTTATTGAAAGGGAAATCGAAGATTCGAATGAGGGCAAAGAAAACCAGGAGGAGACTGGTTGCTTTAAGAAAGCTTGGAAGTCGATATGgggttttttatgtttcattATTGTAGTTCCTATTCGGTTTCTTAATTATACGAATACTCAAATCAAAAGCTGTCAAGGCTGCAGTAACCATACCATGGCAACTCATCAAGAGTCTCGCCTTCTTAAACCCAAAAGTGAAATAACCACAGTTGTATCAACAGCTGAAACTGTAGCTGCAGAGATCGAAAGCGAGTCTGGATTGAACGGTGCAAGTCTATTGATCGAACAACTCTTGATTCCATCTGCTACAAAACTTTCTGGGGTTGGTGTCAAATTCATCCCCACAAAGGGTGGCTTGAAGACTATCTGTTTTGACGAACCTTGTGGAGCATTAATTTTATCTTCCGGTGGTGAACTTGGACGATAACTCAGAGGTGTTACTGAGGAATCTTTTAGCTTATGAGGATTGTTTAGAACCAGAATGCTCGGTGTTTACACGCTATGTTGAATTGACGAGTGGGATTCCAGACACAAAAGAGGATGTGAGGATTTTGAGGGATTCAGGGATTGTCTTGAATCGACTCAAGAGCGACGAGGAAGCAGCAAATTAATCTTTGGCAAGGAATTACTAAATTCATGAATATAACCAAAGTTCCAATTCTTGACAAGGCAATAGAGGATGCAAATGCATGCTTATTATTCAAATAACTGGAGAGTTCGGATTTCAACGCCTTTCAAGAAGTATGTTCATAGCTCATGGCCTATTCTCACATTCTTAGCAGCTGATCTTCTCACCTTGCTGCCTGCTTTGGAGGCCTTCTGTTCTGTGTATGGCTGCTCAAAATGGTTGGCTTCTCTATATTAAATCTGTACTGTATTTTAACATTTCTATTTCCAATTGGCACTGTAACACACTTCTAAGAATAATTCTGAAACAAGTGATCATTTTCATCCTTCTATTACAGGAGGCAAGCCATGCAGCAGATAGCCTGGTAAAGCTATGGAGGACTTCAAAGACCAAAAGACCTCATTGGCTCATTGCTTGGCTTTAATTTCTGTAACAAATTTgattagtttgaatttttttatttctgttttggGCCTTCTTAGAGGTTTCTTTTGTAATCTACGAATCTAGTTGGCTTCAAATCATGGGACACAACATCCCCTTGTTCGTCTTTTTCCTTAATGCAAATCAACTTAAgttcatcaaaatattatggGCATTGTAAGAAGAGTTTTTGAGTCCGTTAGCATCAAATTGGATTTAATGTTTTACTATCATTGATCAGAAAAGAAGgactaagataaaaaataaagagtattATAAAACTATTTATAAGATTTCAAATTacaccttaaatttttttaaaagatatcttGTTGATTAAGTAGTTataagttcaaatcttattatttctatctaatcaataaaaattaaatacaagataataCGAGGCTGTACAagtttaaaaactcaaaaactttttacttaagaaatgtattaaaaaataaatataaatttttacaagtttcaagtctaaagatttttacttgataaattcttaaaaaaaaactcacttaaactattctttgataaaaaataaaataaaattgcattcatctttttttcattcactcttctgattttttttattatgaaatgactaaaacaaaagttattaaaccctcGGGACAAGGTATCTGGAATTtgattagtaattaaaaattcattttgaataatttttcaaaaccaaattTTTAATGGATCGACAAAGGTGCTGAATATTTAAATATTGGATCAAAATGAGTAAACTTCttgttgactaaaaaaaaaaccaattcagtACAAGGGACATATAGGCTAAATCTCAAGTCAACCATGTTAAATTAAttcgagtttaataactataattaaattaaataccgACTAGTGTCTGCTATTAAATGCAAAACGAAATGAGTATGTGTcccttaaaaaaagaagaggaggaggaggtctGCAAGATGGCAACCAACTAGTCTGCACGTGAACGAggcaataaattaataaaccaCAAAAGTTATAAAACGTATGGATAtatatttaaggataaaaaaagatatataaaaaaacaatagatatgaatatatttttagaaagattttaaatatgtttacTAACActgttttaaaaatcaaatttctataatttatttagcaTGCCTAGCTATCATTTGACTCTTAAGGAGTTGGCCTAGTAATTAAGATGATTTACTTCCATTTACTTATTTGATTTCGTGACTCGTGAATCTAAAACTAGAGGTAAATGGAAGTAAATCATCTTAATTACCTACTTCCATTTACTTATTTAAATCGtgggtttaagaaaaataagcCTTGCCCATCCTGCAATGGTGGTGGGTTGGGGTCCAGAACTCTCGGTTCGACATGGATTGGGTCTAGACTTTAGATCTCTTTAGTTGGACCAGATAAATTTCAAACCCATCTAAAactagaaataaataatatcttaactTATATTTCCACCTTCTTCGACTGCCCAGTATTAATTTTGCGTAACAATTTtgcactatttttttaattatggtgGGTACCTAGGCTATTTTATACGTGATTCgattaatttcatatattttaaagttaataatcatgAATGTTTTTAGTGGTCCTGAAATTTATGGGATTCAAACTAGTGATCTTTAAAGAGCAAATCTTGAGTTGACTAGTTGAGTTATACTCTTCAGAATTAATTTTACAACTGTTTTATTTGAGCTCGATGTTTTTAATTGATAGATTTGTTTTACAATATGTTGTTTTCCAAATCGTAATGTCGCcttcatatatataattggCTGTCTAGAGATAAGGTTTATATGCATGTGGCTGTTGCGAGCTTATTGCTAATACATTATTGATTAATGGAGGAGGGTGGAgcaaaaatgaatataaaatacttaaacTTGAATTATTTGTGTCCTTTATTGATGTCCAAGTACTATAAGCCTCTAGGAAGCATGCCACGattaatttcttgaaatatgcaatgattgatttaataaaatattcaattcgATCCAATATATTGGTGCAAGACTTGACTGTATTTATAGCTGGACTTTCTGCTATCCTCTTAATTTGGACTCAAACTAACCTCATTGAACAATTGAAGGAGTTGTTGACAGTGAGAGTTCTGATGGCCTTAATGAAGCTTCTTTTCCAGTTTAACTTCCAATGCCAAGGTTCCTTCACATACTCTCCCATGTGCAGCAGACAAAGCATAAAGGCCTGGAAATTTGTCCCTTAAAATCCCACTTTGTAAATATTTATctgttcaaaattaaataaattgttctTCCATTCCCAGCCATGAAATAGCACTCACTCTTCAAAACTGATAAAGTTTCAGAATTAGAGTCTATAAATACTCTTTCCATGTTTCCGAAAGTGGGACTTCGATTAAAATATGGAAGACCCCGTAGAATCAATcatatatttacttttcttGTCGAATGATGCGAGCGAGTCGGAtgatatttcaatattaaattagtaatttgatAGAAACAACCTCGTAAATATTCCTCCATAATTTGAACTCGTATGATAACCTCCAATTattagagagaaaaaagggCTATAAATGATTGTTTGATCTACAAAGTTTTCTTTTCCTGCCCCACTAATGTATTATTACAAGCCAGCTGAGATGAAAGAGACGTACGAGACATTTTATTGAGCAACTTGTCCAATTCTCTAACCTACATAGTTGGAAGCAACAACAGCCAACCAGGAGAGGTTTCTTTTCAGCCATGGAGACTTGAAGAAAGATATTTAACACAAATGTCCCATCACGGGAGAGCTTTGGGTAACAAGACGGTATTCTTAGCAGTTACAGGACATTTACGACCATACATTCACTTACAAAACTTGGCTGGACACTATGCCTGAGATATGGAactatgattattttattttgcaataaaTATCAGGAAACTGCTGTGACAAAAGGGAAAgtgtcatattttattttttttttaaattaaaaagaagagttAATTGTTATGGAAAGCATGGAATCAGACGTGCTACATCCAATTACAAATCGCATGATATGATACTCTCGCTCTCAATCTATTCTGCAACTTGCATGGATGATTTGGCCCTTTGGATAAATTCAaccaaataattcttaaaataacTGGTTTATTAATTGATTGTCCTTTGCATGCCTTCATTCCCTTCACAATTTATTATATGAATCCCAGTGGACCCTAATGAAGAAAGCTActaagaatattttaattattggtcGCGTGCAATACTTTCCtgccaataataataaaaaacttacagCAAGTTTAGTTTATGAGAGATGTCCATTTTCAATCTCAATTGTTTTACTAGTTGGGATCACAAGTTTGAGTGGTGATAAAACagtgattgatatttttttaaattctatatatatatatatatatatatagggattAATGAAAATCTAAAGCTAACGACGAAAactttcatcaaatattttgtgatttttgcttagtaaacaagatttttatttttaaaaattatactagattttgataaattaagatCGACGTACTCATTCATTTAATCCGGTTTACTTtcactcagttttttttttaagcctaAATTGTACCCATAACACCTTTTGAGATGGTGAttccaataataattaaaaaaactaaataaattctgttacttaatttattaatttggttgagatgatttatcaaagatttgacgagaaaaaaattttaatctttctaCACCAAATGAGCAAAAACCGTTCTCTTCTTATTCATAATCTGGAAATCCAATAAAAACAGGAACAACCCACAAAAAACCCGggaacttaaaaatatttacaacttatatatatatagaacccTTTTAACAGCTAAGTTcttactttatatttaaatagaTACATAGCTGTGTGTTGTTGTCTCTCAACAGTTGTCCAAAGATAGATTCTATGTTTTTGTAGTTTTACTCATCAGATTCTCCAGATTCCTCTTTTCCAGTTCTGCAAATTTTAGTCATACGCAGCCTTCCATAGAAACCGACAACTTATCCGTGATTCTTCTCTGTCATCTTATACTCTCTCTTGTCTACTCTaaatccctctctctctctctctctctctctgtgtatgtgtgtgtgtgtgtgtgtagaatACACATTCCTTgttgtttttggtttcttttcttttcttatcttatcttttgttttttaatgtgcaCGAAACCAAATTCTTGCCTTTCACGAGATGATAAGAGAGTAGTAGTGGTAGTAGGAGGAGCAATAGCTTTTAGTCTTTTGAGCTTGATATTTTTGGACTCTTTCTTGCTATTGTTGGCGCTGTGTGTATGTACATATAGGGACTTCACGTGCCCTGTTTTATTCAGCTATTCAAGGCCCTTTGGTTTTGCTTCTTTCTCgctttgtttttggtgattttctTTGACTTGGAGTCTTGTACAATTCTGTGTTTATTGGTATAAGATCAGTACcacttgaatttgatgattttgatcttTGTTTCTGCAAATTTTGGCAAAGTGAGGTTTTGGTTTCTGGGTTCTAGTTAAAGTTCatgttttgattctttttaattgaatttgaactCAAAAGAGTTGTTCTGCTAAGCTTAAGTTAACTCAAATTGGGTGTTCTTGAACTGTGATATATGcaaatggaaaaagaaatgaagggtTTGTTAGCTTTGGCCATGGTGTCTATGCTATGTAGTTTTGGTATCAGCAAGGAGTGTACAAACATCCCGACTCAGTTATCGTCACATTCATTTCGATATGAACTTTTATCATCACAGAATGAAACATGGAAAGAAGAAATGTTTGAACATTATCATTTGATACCTACCGATGATTCAGCTTGGGCCAGTTTGCTGCCACGAAAGATACTGAGAGAAGAAGATGAGCATAGTTGGGAAATGATGTATAGAAATTTGAAAAGTCCTTTGAAATCCTCTGGAAATTTCCTTAAC
This region of Populus alba chromosome 3, ASM523922v2, whole genome shotgun sequence genomic DNA includes:
- the LOC118054611 gene encoding putative UPF0481 protein At3g02645, which produces MIKQFNRSTGCEWVIHIKRTLDEGIEDEDEDVPDCIFIVPKAIVSTNQEAYIPQLVAIGPYHHRRVELFEMERYKLVEAERAQNFISRTEEPSRNRSSSSLADMVNHFSKKKTIHNGILRDMVMLENQIPPFVLREVNTYFQYENPDEALARMLIKDVIEREIEDSNEGKENQEETGCFKKAWKSIWGFLCFIIVVPIRFLNYTNTQIKSCQGCSNHTMATHQESRLLKPKSEITTVVSTAETVAAEIESESGLNGASLLIEQLLIPSATKLSGVGVKFIPTKGGLKTISYEDCLEPECSVFTRYVELTSGIPDTKEDVRILRDSGIVLNRLKSDEEAAN
- the LOC118054339 gene encoding putative UPF0481 protein At3g02645, producing MIKQFNRSTGQEWVIHIKRTLDEGIDEEDVGVPVCIFSVSKAVVSTKQEAYIPQRVAIGPYHHRRVELFEMERYKLIEAERVQKKYQNIRFSDIVEHLEENDATVRACYHAYLDFDREELAWTFAIDASFLLGYLRTFIITTEELSRNRSSSSLADMVNPLAKKKTIRQAILGDMLMLENQIPLFVLREVNRYFQFENPDEALAMMLMKFCKHASPIKIVDGQQRVSEECLQKNHLLDLIYCTVAPKFEDIEREIEEPKERNEEHEENGCFKKTWKSIWSFLCFIIVVPIRFLTRILKSKAVKAAVTLPWKLIKSVCHLKPTSEITNLVSTAETVAAEVESVSALNDASVLIEKLSIPSATKLFGIGVKFIPTKGGLKTISFDKPGGAFYLPVVNLDDDSEVLLRNLVAYEASLAPECTVLARYVELMSGILDTKEDVKILRDSGIVLNRLKSDEEAANLWHGVTKFLKLTKVPILDNAIEEANSYYSNNWKVRMSTSFKKYVYSSWPVLTFLAANLLILLSALEAFCSVYGCSKWEANHAADNLAKLWRTS